One region of Clostridium sp. Marseille-P299 genomic DNA includes:
- a CDS encoding ABC transporter permease: MSLLLAYLGAIGQGLIWGIMALGIYITFRILDFADMTCDGSFTLGGCISIVLTVELGMNPFLSLIFAVAGGVAAGAITGILHTKLKIPAILSGILTMISLYSINLRVMSGKANLSLAREESIFMKIKNIIPEFVKGNMRENFFNSIVLIGSGLLISILLILLLYWFFGTEIGSALRATGNNEDMIRALGQNTDRIKILGLVLGNALVALSGALLAQSDKTADVGKGQGAIVIGLASIVIGEVIIGKKLSFLFKLAGVILGSVIYRIIIASVLQLGLNTNDLKLLTAVMVAIALSIPRLKATNFRKSARRI, from the coding sequence ATGAGTTTACTGTTAGCATATTTAGGAGCAATTGGGCAGGGATTGATATGGGGTATTATGGCCCTCGGAATATATATCACATTTCGTATTTTAGATTTTGCAGATATGACCTGTGATGGAAGTTTTACCTTAGGTGGATGTATTAGTATAGTTCTTACGGTAGAACTTGGTATGAATCCATTTTTAAGCCTGATATTTGCTGTTGCAGGAGGTGTGGCAGCAGGTGCAATTACTGGTATATTACATACAAAATTAAAGATTCCGGCAATATTATCGGGAATACTCACAATGATTTCGTTATATTCTATTAACTTACGAGTGATGAGTGGCAAAGCGAATTTATCACTTGCTAGAGAAGAAAGTATCTTTATGAAAATTAAAAATATTATTCCTGAATTCGTAAAAGGGAATATGAGAGAGAATTTCTTTAATTCTATTGTCTTAATAGGAAGTGGGTTATTAATTTCAATCTTATTAATTCTATTATTATATTGGTTTTTTGGGACTGAAATTGGTTCGGCCCTTCGAGCTACGGGAAATAATGAAGATATGATTAGAGCGCTTGGCCAAAATACTGATCGTATTAAAATCCTCGGCCTTGTACTTGGTAATGCGCTTGTTGCACTTTCTGGAGCCTTGCTTGCACAAAGTGATAAAACAGCAGACGTTGGAAAAGGGCAAGGAGCAATTGTTATAGGTTTGGCATCCATTGTCATTGGGGAAGTCATAATAGGAAAAAAACTATCATTCCTTTTTAAACTAGCAGGAGTTATCTTAGGATCGGTTATTTATCGAATTATTATAGCATCTGTTCTTCAGCTAGGTTTAAATACAAATGACTTAAAGCTATTAACAGCTGTTATGGTTGCAATTGCACTATCAATTCCTAGACTCAAAGCTACAAATTTTCGTAAAAGTGCCAGAAGGATTTAG
- a CDS encoding ABC transporter substrate-binding protein has translation MKKMKKVLVLSLSLALTMGMFTGCGTKDDAKTSFGKDGVINIGVSQLVTHDALDASYKGFVDGLSEAGYVDGDNIKIDYQNASGDQSNCTTIAQKLVTDNNDLILAIATNAAQACANATTEIPILITAVTDPAATGLVETNEAPGGNVSGTSDLTPVEEQMKLLKRILPEAKKVAILYCSSEVNSQIQADMAEEEAKNLGLEVVHATVSASSEIQQVVESLINKVDAIYAPTDNMIASGMATVAMIANENNLPVIVGEEGMLSEGGLATYGINYYELGKQTAAQAVKLFKGEAKIDSMPIEYINSEKVTLKINEDVANQLGIVIPDEVLAEANQ, from the coding sequence ATGAAGAAAATGAAGAAAGTTCTCGTACTTAGTTTAAGTCTCGCTTTAACTATGGGTATGTTTACAGGTTGTGGTACAAAGGATGACGCCAAAACCAGTTTTGGAAAAGATGGTGTAATCAATATTGGTGTATCCCAATTAGTTACACATGATGCACTAGATGCTTCATACAAAGGATTTGTTGATGGATTAAGTGAAGCTGGATACGTAGATGGCGATAATATTAAAATTGATTACCAAAATGCAAGTGGAGATCAATCCAATTGTACTACAATCGCACAAAAGCTAGTAACTGATAATAATGATCTTATTTTAGCAATTGCGACTAATGCAGCACAGGCGTGTGCCAATGCAACTACCGAAATACCAATCTTAATAACTGCTGTTACAGATCCAGCGGCTACAGGGTTAGTAGAAACCAATGAAGCACCTGGAGGGAATGTATCAGGAACGTCTGATTTAACGCCAGTAGAAGAGCAGATGAAGCTATTAAAAAGAATTTTACCAGAAGCTAAGAAAGTTGCAATTTTATATTGTTCAAGTGAAGTAAACTCTCAAATCCAAGCAGATATGGCTGAAGAAGAAGCAAAAAATCTTGGATTAGAGGTTGTACATGCAACAGTATCTGCTTCAAGTGAAATTCAACAAGTTGTAGAATCATTAATTAATAAAGTGGATGCTATTTATGCACCAACGGATAATATGATTGCTAGTGGTATGGCTACAGTTGCAATGATAGCAAATGAAAACAATTTGCCAGTCATTGTTGGTGAGGAAGGTATGTTATCCGAAGGTGGCTTAGCTACTTATGGTATTAATTATTATGAACTTGGTAAGCAAACTGCTGCTCAAGCAGTGAAGCTATTTAAAGGGGAAGCTAAGATTGATAGCATGCCAATTGAGTACATAAATTCAGAAAAGGTTACACTTAAAATTAACGAAGATGTTGCAAATCAATTAGGTATTGTCATTCCAGATGAAGTATTAGCGGAAGCAAATCAATAA
- a CDS encoding D-alanyl-D-alanine carboxypeptidase family protein: MKFFKRNKFFRVFCCLLTTVFIYNSVPVSASTVQTNENQDKASTNSSDFTWPKGPSVYADAAIVMEASTGLILYEKDIYDAHYPASITKIMTTLLALENNKLNETVTMSHEAEWDVDFNSSRIGLVEGEQLSLEDALYAVMLESANEVSYAVGEHVANGPITDFAKMMNDRAKELGCKNTNFVNPHGLHDDNHYTCAYDMALIAQAAIKNADFRKITSSRTHTIPATNKNVARPLANHHRFIRKTLNYDGTIGGKTGGTTEAKTTLVTYAERNGLTLIAVVLHVDTSLHAYEDTAKILDFAFDNYSLYNIEQTEISSDTSFPDLFSSLPFFKKDDEDLIRIGDDSNIVLPNTANIKDAEKSITLTPIDELSHGDNVIGKISYTYAGKYVGFADILYYNSDYPITKEIIEEKWPSYLVSPEVVIAARETNENTTSDSKEVINTSNNKNETAKTKSSKTKPILLGIVAGGIVLVIGWYILFVEFPHRKRRRTYLANRKKRMDSLRHLTRDDHLDF, translated from the coding sequence ATGAAATTTTTTAAACGAAATAAATTCTTTAGAGTATTTTGCTGTTTACTTACAACAGTTTTTATATATAATTCAGTTCCTGTCAGTGCTAGTACAGTACAGACAAACGAGAATCAAGATAAAGCAAGTACAAACTCTTCCGATTTTACCTGGCCAAAAGGTCCATCGGTATATGCAGATGCCGCGATTGTAATGGAGGCAAGTACTGGTTTAATTTTATATGAAAAGGATATTTACGACGCTCATTATCCCGCAAGTATTACAAAAATCATGACAACCTTACTTGCACTTGAGAATAATAAATTAAACGAAACTGTGACCATGTCACATGAAGCAGAGTGGGATGTTGATTTTAACAGCTCACGTATTGGACTAGTTGAAGGAGAGCAACTCTCTTTAGAAGATGCCCTTTATGCCGTTATGTTAGAATCCGCAAATGAAGTTTCTTATGCCGTTGGTGAACATGTTGCGAATGGACCAATTACTGATTTTGCAAAAATGATGAATGATCGAGCAAAAGAACTTGGATGTAAAAATACTAACTTTGTGAATCCTCATGGCCTTCATGATGACAATCATTATACTTGTGCTTATGATATGGCCTTAATTGCACAAGCAGCTATTAAAAATGCCGACTTTCGTAAAATAACATCATCAAGAACTCATACAATACCGGCAACAAATAAAAACGTTGCTAGACCTCTTGCCAATCACCATCGTTTTATCAGAAAGACTCTAAATTATGATGGTACTATAGGTGGAAAAACAGGAGGTACAACAGAAGCTAAAACTACTTTAGTAACGTATGCTGAGCGCAATGGTTTAACTTTAATTGCTGTTGTTCTTCACGTAGACACTTCTCTTCATGCTTATGAAGATACCGCTAAAATATTAGATTTTGCCTTTGATAACTATTCCCTTTATAATATTGAACAAACTGAGATTTCAAGCGATACTAGCTTTCCAGACCTATTTTCATCATTACCTTTTTTTAAGAAAGATGACGAAGATTTAATACGTATCGGTGATGACAGTAATATCGTCTTACCAAATACAGCAAATATAAAAGATGCTGAAAAATCAATTACATTAACTCCAATTGATGAATTATCCCATGGTGACAATGTAATTGGAAAAATCTCTTATACCTATGCAGGTAAATACGTTGGTTTTGCTGATATACTATATTATAATAGCGATTATCCAATCACCAAAGAAATAATCGAAGAAAAATGGCCTAGTTACTTAGTATCTCCAGAAGTGGTTATTGCTGCTAGAGAAACCAATGAAAATACGACTAGTGATTCAAAAGAAGTAATTAATACTTCCAACAATAAAAATGAAACTGCAAAGACTAAATCATCTAAAACAAAGCCTATTCTCTTAGGTATTGTTGCAGGTGGAATTGTCCTTGTTATTGGTTGGTATATTCTCTTTGTTGAGTTTCCTCATAGAAAACGTAGACGAACATATCTTGCAAATCGTAAAAAACGCATGGACTCATTAAGACATTTAACCAGAGACGACCACTTAGATTTTTAG
- a CDS encoding ABC transporter ATP-binding protein, with translation MLKIENLYKTFNTGTINEKQVLKGVNLHLHPGDFVTVIGGNGAGKSTILNMIAGVYLSDKGSIILDGEDITMQPEHVRAKLLGRVFQDPMKGTAANMEIQENLALAYRRGKKRGLRWGITQKEKEQYVEDLKTLDLGLETRMSSKVGLLSGGQRQALTLLMATLQKPKLLLLDEHTAALDPKTAKKVLDLTEHIVTNNQLTALMVTHNMKDAINIGNRLIMMHDGNIIYDVKGEEKKNLKVADLMQKFEKASGSEFANDRMMLG, from the coding sequence ATGCTTAAAATTGAAAATTTATATAAAACATTTAATACAGGGACTATTAATGAAAAACAAGTACTCAAAGGTGTTAACTTGCATTTACACCCTGGTGATTTTGTAACTGTAATTGGTGGAAATGGTGCAGGTAAATCTACGATTTTAAATATGATTGCAGGTGTGTATCTTAGCGATAAAGGAAGTATTATTTTAGATGGAGAAGATATTACAATGCAGCCAGAGCATGTGCGTGCTAAGTTACTTGGCAGAGTATTTCAAGATCCAATGAAGGGAACTGCAGCAAATATGGAGATCCAAGAAAATCTTGCTCTTGCATATCGTAGAGGGAAAAAAAGAGGACTTCGTTGGGGAATTACTCAAAAAGAAAAAGAACAGTACGTAGAAGATCTAAAAACGCTAGACTTAGGTTTGGAAACTCGAATGAGTTCTAAGGTTGGGTTGCTTTCAGGGGGACAAAGGCAGGCATTAACACTTTTAATGGCTACCTTACAAAAGCCAAAACTGTTATTGTTGGATGAACATACGGCTGCGTTAGATCCTAAGACTGCAAAGAAAGTTTTAGACTTAACGGAACACATCGTAACAAATAATCAATTAACAGCATTGATGGTAACTCATAATATGAAGGATGCTATAAATATAGGTAATCGATTAATCATGATGCATGATGGAAATATCATATACGATGTAAAAGGGGAAGAAAAGAAAAACTTAAAAGTAGCTGACCTTATGCAAAAGTTTGAAAAGGCAAGTGGAAGCGAGTTTGCAAACGATCGAATGATGTTAGGTTAG
- the araD gene encoding L-ribulose-5-phosphate 4-epimerase, translating into MLEQLKQTVYEANMLLPKHGLVTFTWGNVSAIHRDLGLIVIKPSGVDYEIMTPEDMVVVDLNGNLVEGNLNPSSDTPTHIELYKAFPNIGGIVHTHSRWATTFAQAGMGIPPLGTTHADYFYGEIPCTRKMTTEEISNSYEKETGTVIIEHFLNENLNPDQIPAALVYSHGPFAWGTDAKNAVHNAVVLEEVAFMAYHSLILRNNSLSNMQPELLDKHFLRKHGKNAYYGQK; encoded by the coding sequence ATGTTAGAACAATTAAAGCAAACTGTTTATGAAGCCAACATGCTTCTTCCAAAACACGGATTAGTAACCTTTACTTGGGGAAATGTTTCTGCAATCCATAGAGATTTAGGACTTATTGTTATCAAGCCATCTGGTGTAGATTATGAAATAATGACTCCGGAAGATATGGTTGTTGTTGACCTTAATGGAAATCTAGTAGAGGGAAATCTAAATCCATCTTCAGACACTCCAACACATATCGAATTATACAAAGCATTTCCAAACATCGGCGGAATTGTACATACACACTCACGATGGGCTACGACCTTTGCTCAAGCTGGTATGGGTATACCTCCTTTAGGTACAACACATGCCGATTATTTCTATGGTGAAATTCCCTGCACACGTAAAATGACAACTGAAGAAATTTCTAATTCATATGAAAAAGAAACTGGTACTGTAATCATTGAACACTTTTTAAACGAGAATCTTAACCCGGACCAAATTCCTGCTGCTCTTGTCTATAGCCATGGCCCATTTGCTTGGGGTACGGATGCTAAAAATGCAGTTCACAATGCAGTTGTACTAGAAGAAGTAGCTTTTATGGCTTATCACTCTTTAATATTAAGAAATAATTCTCTTTCTAACATGCAACCAGAATTACTCGATAAACATTTCCTAAGAAAACATGGTAAAAATGCTTATTACGGTCAAAAATAG
- a CDS encoding phosphotransferase encodes MNLGVLISKGKNASVYRDGNDAIKLFNKEVAKTDVLNEALNTTRVEETGLAIPSIREVGVVEGQWAITMNYIEGKTLAQIMKEDPSNLKKYMEHMVDLQLEIHSKRAPLLNKLKDKLVRQINSLDMIDNIKKYDLLTRLDGMPKHVKVCHGDFNPHNIIVSNDKMYVLDWVHATQGNASADAARTYLLFALEDQATADLYMDTFCKKSNTEKRYVQTWLPIVAAAQLTKNKEEEKELLMKWLDVFEYE; translated from the coding sequence ATGAACTTAGGAGTCTTAATTTCAAAAGGTAAGAATGCAAGCGTTTATCGAGACGGTAATGATGCAATTAAGTTATTTAACAAAGAAGTTGCGAAGACAGATGTATTAAACGAAGCATTAAACACAACACGAGTGGAAGAAACGGGATTGGCAATACCTAGTATTCGTGAGGTTGGCGTTGTAGAAGGTCAATGGGCAATCACTATGAATTATATTGAAGGTAAAACTTTGGCCCAAATAATGAAGGAAGATCCAAGCAATTTAAAGAAGTATATGGAACATATGGTTGATTTACAACTAGAAATTCACTCAAAAAGAGCACCTTTACTTAACAAGTTAAAGGATAAGTTAGTACGCCAGATTAATAGCCTTGATATGATTGATAACATTAAGAAATATGATTTATTAACACGTTTAGATGGTATGCCTAAGCATGTTAAAGTTTGCCATGGTGATTTTAATCCTCACAATATTATAGTTTCAAATGATAAGATGTATGTACTTGACTGGGTGCATGCAACCCAGGGAAATGCAAGTGCAGATGCAGCAAGAACATATTTATTGTTTGCACTTGAAGATCAAGCTACAGCAGATCTTTATATGGATACATTTTGTAAGAAGAGCAATACGGAAAAACGTTATGTACAGACATGGCTTCCAATTGTTGCTGCGGCTCAATTAACCAAGAATAAAGAAGAAGAAAAAGAGTTATTAATGAAGTGGCTAGATGTTTTTGAATATGAATAA
- a CDS encoding SOS response-associated peptidase, translating to MCGRFYIEEEDNEEILRIVRRLDERFQNEKNLKTGEIYPTNTVAILTNEKDSLVPKAMTWGFPGFKGKEVIINARSESASEKRLFSEPLLTKRVAIPSSGFFEWNRNGDKQKYYFKNPEERILYMGGLYQVFNEGERFVILTTAANDSMKEIHHRMPIILSQTEVEAFILNYNDALNIINHTPRLLWKEKVSSKQKESYEQLSFDFK from the coding sequence ATGTGCGGTAGATTTTATATTGAGGAAGAAGATAATGAGGAGATTCTTCGTATCGTTAGACGTTTGGATGAACGTTTTCAAAACGAAAAAAACTTAAAAACTGGCGAGATCTATCCTACAAATACTGTAGCTATTCTCACCAACGAAAAAGACTCTTTAGTTCCAAAAGCAATGACTTGGGGATTTCCTGGTTTTAAAGGTAAAGAAGTCATTATTAATGCAAGAAGCGAATCTGCAAGTGAAAAACGACTATTTTCAGAACCTTTACTAACGAAGCGAGTTGCAATACCCTCCAGTGGATTTTTTGAATGGAATCGCAATGGAGATAAGCAAAAGTACTATTTTAAAAATCCAGAGGAAAGGATTCTTTACATGGGGGGCCTTTATCAAGTGTTTAATGAAGGTGAACGATTTGTTATCTTAACTACTGCTGCAAATGACTCTATGAAAGAAATTCACCATCGTATGCCTATTATATTAAGCCAAACAGAGGTAGAAGCTTTTATTTTAAACTATAATGATGCACTTAATATAATAAATCACACGCCAAGACTTCTTTGGAAAGAGAAAGTATCCTCAAAACAAAAAGAATCTTATGAACAACTTAGCTTTGATTTTAAATAA
- the adhE gene encoding bifunctional acetaldehyde-CoA/alcohol dehydrogenase, with translation MARKEMVNETTLVDSIDTLITKLAELREAQREFATYTQEQVDKIFFAAAMAANKQRIPLAKMAVEETGMGIVEDKVIKNHYAAEYIYNAYKDTKTCGVIEEDSSFGIKKIAEPIGVIAAVIPTTNPTSTAIFKTLISLKTRNAIIISPHPRAKNSTIAAAKVVLDAAVAAGAPKGIIAWIDVPSLELTNEVMKSADIILATGGPGMVKAAYSSGKPALGVGAGNTPVIMDESCDVRLAVNSIIHSKTFDNGMICASEQAVIVSDKIYEVTKKEFKDRGCHICNKEETDKLRKTILINGALNAKIVGQSAHTIANLAGFTVPETTKILIGEAESVELEEELAHEKLSPVLAMYKSKSFDDAVTKAEKLVADGGYGHTSSIYINVGTGKEKIDKFSNAMKTCRILVNTPSSHGGIGDLYNFKLAPSLTLGCGSWGGNSVSENVGVKHLINIKTVAERRENMLWFRAPEKVYFKKGCLPVALDELKNVMGKKKVFIVTDEFLYKNGYTKCVTDKLDEMGITHTTFYNVAPDPSLACATEGAEAMRLFQPDCIIALGGGSAMDAGKIMWVMYEHPEVDFLDLAMRFMDIRKRVYSFPKMGEKAYFIAIPTSSGTGSEVTPFAVITDERTGVKYPLADYELLPKMAIVDADLMLNQPKGLTSASGIDALTHALEAYASIMATDYTDGLALKAMKNIFAYLPRAYELGAEDPIAREKMADASTLAGMAFANAFLGICHSMAHKLGAFHHLPHGVANALLINEVMKFNATNVPTKMGTFSQYQYPHALERYAECASFLGIQGKNDEEKFNNLLIAIDELKERVGIKKTIKDYGVDEKQFLETLDEMVEQAFDDQCTGANPRYPLMKEIKEIYLKVYYGK, from the coding sequence ATGGCTAGGAAAGAAATGGTAAATGAAACAACTCTTGTAGATAGCATTGATACTTTAATCACAAAGTTGGCAGAATTAAGAGAGGCACAAAGAGAGTTTGCTACTTATACGCAAGAGCAAGTTGATAAAATATTTTTTGCAGCTGCAATGGCAGCAAACAAACAAAGAATTCCGTTAGCAAAAATGGCTGTTGAAGAAACAGGTATGGGTATTGTAGAAGATAAAGTTATCAAAAACCACTATGCGGCAGAATACATCTATAACGCATATAAGGATACAAAAACTTGTGGCGTTATTGAAGAGGATTCTAGTTTTGGTATTAAGAAAATAGCAGAACCAATTGGTGTTATTGCTGCTGTAATTCCAACAACAAATCCAACTTCTACTGCTATTTTTAAGACATTAATCAGCTTAAAAACAAGAAATGCAATCATCATCAGTCCTCATCCACGTGCAAAGAATTCCACAATCGCTGCTGCAAAGGTTGTTTTAGATGCTGCTGTAGCTGCAGGCGCACCAAAAGGAATTATTGCTTGGATTGATGTTCCATCTCTTGAATTAACCAATGAAGTTATGAAGAGCGCTGATATTATTCTAGCGACCGGCGGTCCTGGTATGGTAAAAGCAGCTTATTCCTCCGGTAAACCAGCACTTGGCGTTGGTGCAGGTAATACACCAGTTATTATGGATGAATCTTGTGATGTTCGCTTAGCCGTTAACTCTATTATTCATTCTAAAACATTTGATAATGGTATGATTTGTGCTTCTGAGCAAGCAGTTATTGTTAGTGATAAAATTTATGAGGTAACAAAGAAAGAATTTAAAGATCGCGGTTGCCACATTTGTAATAAAGAAGAAACCGATAAGTTACGTAAAACAATCCTTATCAACGGTGCACTTAATGCAAAAATTGTAGGCCAAAGCGCGCACACAATTGCAAACTTAGCTGGATTTACAGTTCCTGAAACTACTAAGATATTAATCGGTGAAGCTGAATCTGTTGAATTAGAAGAAGAACTTGCTCATGAAAAATTATCTCCAGTTCTTGCAATGTATAAATCAAAATCCTTTGATGATGCAGTTACAAAAGCTGAGAAATTAGTAGCAGATGGTGGTTATGGTCATACATCTTCAATCTATATCAATGTTGGTACAGGCAAAGAAAAGATTGATAAATTCTCTAATGCAATGAAAACATGTAGAATCCTTGTAAACACTCCTTCTTCTCATGGTGGAATCGGCGATTTATATAACTTTAAATTAGCTCCTTCCTTAACACTTGGTTGTGGCTCATGGGGTGGTAACTCTGTTTCCGAAAATGTTGGTGTAAAACACTTAATCAACATTAAGACAGTTGCTGAGAGGAGAGAAAATATGCTTTGGTTTAGAGCACCAGAAAAGGTTTACTTTAAGAAGGGCTGCCTTCCAGTCGCTCTTGATGAATTAAAGAACGTAATGGGTAAGAAAAAAGTATTTATTGTAACAGATGAATTCTTATATAAAAACGGTTACACAAAATGTGTTACAGATAAATTAGATGAGATGGGAATCACTCATACTACATTTTATAATGTTGCTCCAGACCCATCTCTAGCATGTGCTACTGAAGGCGCAGAAGCTATGAGATTATTCCAGCCAGATTGCATTATTGCTCTTGGTGGTGGTTCTGCTATGGATGCAGGTAAAATTATGTGGGTAATGTATGAACATCCAGAAGTAGATTTCCTAGACTTAGCAATGCGTTTTATGGATATTAGAAAGCGTGTATATAGCTTCCCTAAAATGGGTGAAAAAGCTTACTTTATAGCCATCCCAACCTCCTCTGGTACTGGTTCTGAAGTAACACCTTTCGCAGTTATCACAGATGAGAGAACAGGCGTTAAATATCCTCTTGCAGACTATGAATTACTTCCTAAGATGGCAATTGTAGATGCTGATTTAATGTTAAATCAACCTAAGGGCTTAACCTCTGCTTCTGGTATCGATGCTCTTACACATGCTCTTGAGGCTTATGCTTCTATTATGGCAACAGATTATACGGATGGCCTTGCCTTAAAAGCGATGAAGAATATCTTTGCATATCTTCCAAGAGCTTATGAATTAGGTGCTGAAGACCCTATTGCAAGAGAGAAGATGGCCGATGCTTCTACACTTGCTGGTATGGCATTTGCTAACGCATTCTTAGGTATCTGCCACTCAATGGCTCATAAATTAGGTGCGTTCCACCACTTACCACATGGTGTTGCTAATGCCCTTTTAATTAATGAAGTAATGAAATTTAATGCAACTAACGTTCCTACAAAGATGGGTACTTTCTCTCAATATCAGTATCCACATGCACTTGAAAGATACGCTGAGTGTGCTAGTTTCTTAGGCATTCAAGGTAAGAATGATGAAGAAAAATTCAATAACTTACTAATTGCTATTGATGAATTGAAAGAACGTGTAGGAATTAAAAAGACAATTAAGGATTATGGTGTTGATGAAAAACAATTCTTAGAAACACTTGATGAAATGGTTGAACAGGCATTTGATGATCAATGTACTGGTGCTAACCCAAGATATCCTTTAATGAAAGAAATTAAAGAAATATATTTAAAAGTATACTACGGTAAATAA
- a CDS encoding DUF3881 family protein: MHSFLKAIGFSQLKSRKEVEALVQMVINQASERHMIRLGNSSSVAELSMEFGEGLGITVRGEYDENEVFHMEHYFPYFSGRNVSTREEVYISKRVDTDAYTGMCDDYRLGVSLIFYLQNSIDYLNFKQKKGPLVHSVTLSALALDGKILLPVEKDEKQIKISNADIHHRNQLIAEAKKGNQEAIDSLTVDDIDLYAMVSKRIKYEDIYSIVDTSFIPYGSESDNYTILGTILDHNLVTNTKSGEEVYILQVDCNHLVFEVCINKKDLLGEPLVGRRFRGIVWMQGNVDFFA; encoded by the coding sequence ATGCATAGTTTTTTAAAAGCCATTGGCTTTAGTCAATTGAAGAGTAGAAAAGAAGTAGAAGCCTTAGTTCAAATGGTTATTAATCAGGCATCCGAACGTCACATGATACGTTTAGGTAATTCTTCTTCCGTTGCTGAATTATCAATGGAATTCGGCGAGGGATTAGGTATTACAGTTCGAGGTGAATATGATGAGAATGAAGTGTTTCACATGGAACATTATTTTCCCTATTTTTCAGGACGCAATGTAAGTACCAGAGAAGAAGTATATATAAGTAAAAGGGTTGATACCGATGCATACACTGGTATGTGCGATGACTATCGTTTAGGTGTTTCTCTCATATTTTATTTGCAAAATTCAATTGATTATTTGAATTTTAAACAAAAAAAAGGACCTTTAGTGCATTCCGTTACATTGTCTGCATTAGCTCTTGATGGTAAAATATTATTACCAGTTGAAAAGGATGAAAAGCAGATCAAAATCTCAAATGCAGATATACATCATAGAAATCAATTAATTGCGGAAGCAAAAAAGGGAAATCAGGAAGCGATTGATAGTTTAACGGTAGACGATATCGACCTTTATGCTATGGTATCAAAACGAATCAAGTATGAAGATATTTATTCTATTGTTGATACATCTTTTATACCTTACGGATCTGAGTCGGATAATTATACGATTCTAGGAACGATTCTAGATCATAACTTAGTTACAAACACAAAATCAGGTGAAGAAGTTTATATCCTACAGGTTGATTGCAATCATTTAGTTTTTGAGGTTTGTATTAATAAAAAAGATTTACTCGGGGAACCTCTTGTAGGTAGAAGATTCCGAGGAATTGTATGGATGCAAGGTAATGTGGATTTTTTTGCATAA